Sequence from the Calditrichota bacterium genome:
TAAACTTTGGCCAGATCATTCTGGAAGTGGAACGGTGCGCGCACGGCAAAGTGCCGTGCTACCCGGTCTCCCACGGTGGTGGCGGTGTGCATGAACCCGAGGAAATCTTCAAAGTCATTGAGGAGGCGGCCAGATGACGCAAGGAGCAGTTGTCAACGAGCCAGAGCTGCGGCATGAGCATCCGTTGGAGCCATTTCTGCGCATGGACCGCATCCCGCACATTTGGTGCCCTACCTGCGGCATCGGTACCTCGGTCTCCTGTTTCTTGAATGCGCTCCAAGATTCTGGCCTGCCGCTGGACAAGGTGGCCATTGTCTCGGGGATCGGCTGCACGGGCAGAGTAGCCGGCTACGTGAAGTTGGATTCGTTCCACACCACGCACGGGCGCCCCATCGCCTTTGCCACGGGCCTGAAGTTAGCCAACCCCGAGCTCAAGGTGGTGGTGTTCAGCGGTGACGGCGACCTGATTGCCATCGGCGGCAACCACTTCATTCACGCGGCGCGGCGGAACATGGATATCACTGTGATCTGCGTGAACAACTTTATTTATGCCATGACCGGCGGCCAGCTCGGACCGACCACGCCGGTCATGGCCAACTGCTCTACGTCGCCGTACGGCAACTTTGAGCGGCCGTTTAACATCCCGCTGCTTGCCGCCTCCTGTGGGGCGGTCTATGTGGCGCGCTGGACTGCCCTGCACATCCGGCGGTTGACCAAGGCGATGACTGAGGCGCTGCTCAAGCCGGGCTTTTCGGTGGTGGAGGTGATCGCGCCATGCTCTACGCTGTACGCGCGCCGCAACCGCCTGGGCACCGGCCTCGACCTTATGAAGTTCTACCACGACAACTGCGAAATCAGGCATGGCGCCGATCCCAAGGATTTGGA
This genomic interval carries:
- a CDS encoding 2-oxoacid:ferredoxin oxidoreductase subunit beta, translating into MTQGAVVNEPELRHEHPLEPFLRMDRIPHIWCPTCGIGTSVSCFLNALQDSGLPLDKVAIVSGIGCTGRVAGYVKLDSFHTTHGRPIAFATGLKLANPELKVVVFSGDGDLIAIGGNHFIHAARRNMDITVICVNNFIYAMTGGQLGPTTPVMANCSTSPYGNFERPFNIPLLAASCGAVYVARWTALHIRRLTKAMTEALLKPGFSVVEVIAPCSTLYARRNRLGTGLDLMKFYHDNCEIRHGADPKDLDIGFQQKIIVGKFVDTTRPTFLEAYNEHMKKVLGDAFQPYGVPAATPSKAEETKAA